A portion of the Lusitaniella coriacea LEGE 07157 genome contains these proteins:
- a CDS encoding SPFH domain-containing protein encodes MMKIKNAVSLLYAVVLGTGLSSCGVVPGTSMKTVEPGYAGLKINLYGKTKGIDNAQVVTGRVWYNGYTEQVVIFPTFINTYPFTQTSTEGSPNDESVIFSVGGSPVSADVGVSFGFTGEQLPGKNTTKLHQFYETYRKTPEQFRANELRNGLRNCFGEVAEQLKLTPSMLPTSQQKLVVAVSDCTQKRFPTIVIQDVSLLGPLRLPPDIQKSIDEQFAAQQAAQTAESNRRKVEAEAAANVAKAKGEAQVTIEQARAEAEANRLRAGSVTPQLLELERLRVERSRIQKWDGQHAPTIQTPNVQLGNNNAQTANP; translated from the coding sequence ATGATGAAAATTAAAAACGCTGTATCTCTCCTCTATGCGGTTGTTTTAGGCACGGGACTGAGTTCTTGTGGCGTAGTTCCCGGAACCAGCATGAAAACTGTCGAACCCGGTTATGCCGGACTCAAAATTAACCTCTACGGTAAAACGAAAGGAATCGACAATGCCCAAGTGGTGACGGGGCGGGTGTGGTACAACGGTTACACCGAACAGGTCGTAATATTCCCCACCTTTATCAACACCTATCCCTTTACCCAAACCAGCACAGAAGGCTCTCCCAACGACGAATCCGTTATCTTTTCTGTCGGCGGCAGCCCCGTCTCTGCGGATGTGGGCGTATCTTTCGGCTTCACCGGCGAGCAGTTACCCGGAAAAAACACCACCAAATTACACCAGTTCTACGAAACCTATCGCAAAACCCCCGAACAATTTCGCGCCAACGAATTGCGGAACGGATTGCGCAACTGTTTTGGAGAAGTTGCAGAACAACTCAAACTAACCCCCTCAATGTTGCCCACCAGCCAGCAAAAATTGGTTGTCGCCGTCTCGGATTGTACCCAGAAACGCTTCCCCACCATTGTGATTCAGGACGTTTCGCTGCTGGGTCCCCTGCGCTTGCCTCCAGATATCCAAAAGAGTATTGACGAGCAGTTTGCGGCACAACAAGCCGCACAGACGGCTGAATCGAATCGCCGTAAAGTCGAAGCAGAAGCCGCTGCAAACGTAGCCAAGGCAAAAGGCGAAGCCCAGGTTACCATCGAGCAAGCACGCGCCGAAGCGGAAGCCAACCGCCTGCGTGCGGGTTCGGTTACGCCACAACTTTTGGAATTGGAGCGCCTGCGCGTCGAACGCTCCAGAATCCAAAAATGGGACGGTCAACACGCACCCACTATCCAAACCCCCAACGTCCAACTCGGTAACAATAACGCTCAAACAGCGAATCCATAG